GCGTGAAGCACTACAAGGAATTCGTGTTCGCGCTGTCCGACAGCGAAGCGAAGATCCAGGGTGCGCGCTGCATGGACTGCGGCATCCCGTTCTGCAACAACGGCTGCCCGGTCAACAACATCATCCCGGACTTCAACGATCTCGTGTATCGCCAGGACTGGAAGCAGGCGATCGAGGTGCTGCACCAGACCAACAACTTCCCCGAGTTCACGGGCCGCATCTGCCCGGCACCGTGCGAGGCGGCCTGCACGCTGGGCATCAGCGAGCTGCCGGTGGGCATCAAGTCGATCGAGCACGCCATCATCGACAAGGCCTGGGAAGAGGGCTGGGTGGCGCCGCAGGTGCCGAAGCACAAGACCGGCAAGACCGTGGCCGTGGTGGGCTCGGGCCCGGCCGGCCTGGCCGCCGCGCAGCAACTGGCGCGCGCCGGCCACGACGTGACCGTGTTCGAGAAGAACGACCGCATCGGCGGCCTGCTGCGCTACGGCATCCCCGACTTCAAGATGGAGAAGACGCTGATCGACCGTCGCATCGAGCAGATGCAGACCGAGGGCGTGACCTTCCGCGCGGGCGTGATGGTGACCGATGGCGACAAGCTGCCGGCCGGCATCAAGAACTACGCCCGCGAGACCATCTCCGCCCAGGCGCTGATGGACCAGTTCGACGCCGTGGTGCTGGCGGGCGGCTCCGAAGTGCCGCGCGACCTGCCGGTGCCGGGCCGCGACCTGGCCGGCGTGCACTACGCGCTGGAATTCCTGATCCCGCAGAACAAGGAAGTGGCCGGCGACGGCGTGAACGAGATCCGCGCCGAAGGCAAGCACGTGATCGTGATCGGCGGCGGCGATACGGGTTCGGACTGCGTGGGCACGTCGAACCGCCACGGTGCTGAATCGGTCACCCAGTTCGAACTGCTGCCGCAGCCGCCGGAAGAAGAGAACAAGCCGCTGGTGTGGCCGTACTGGCCGATCAAGCTGCGCACGTCGTCGTCGCACGACGAAGGCTGCTCGCGCGACTGGTCGGTCGCCACCAAGGAACTGATCGGCGAAAACGGCAAGGTCACGGCGCTCAAGGCGTGCCGCGTGGAGTGGAAGGACGGCCGCATGCAGGAAGTGCCGGGCAGCGAGTTCGTGCTGAAGGCCGACCTGGTGCTGCTGGCCATGGGCTTCACGAACCCCGTGGGCTCGATGCTGGAGGCATTCGGCGTGGACACGGACGCGCGCAAGAACGCCAAGGCCGCCACGGAAGGCGACCGCGCCTATCACACCAACGTGCCGAAGGTCTTCGCCGCGGGCGACGTCCGCCGCGGCCAGTCGCTGGTGGTCTGGGCCATCCGCGAAGGCCGCCAGGCCGCCCGCTCGGTCGACACCTTCCTGATGGGCCACTCGGAACTGCCGCGCTGAGCGCCGCAGGGTCCGATGGGCAAAACCCCCGTGTGCCGGAAGGCTGCGGGGGTTTTTTGATCGAACTCGCTGGCTCTGCCATGCGGGGAGCGCGTGCCCAAGCATCGTGGTAAGCTTTGGCCCGTTAGCGTGTGAACGGAACAGCGAAAGCTGTGCGCTATCCCCGCCCCGCAAGGGGTCCGCACCCAAGTGTGCGGATATCAAAGAGGCCCGATTAGCGGTTCGGCAAAAGGCTCCAGCAATGGAGCCTTTTCCTTTTGGCGATCGCTCACGGGGGCATCCTGATGGGCTTTCCCGCCAGCGTATTGAACAGAATCACGTGTAGCCGGATTGGCTTCCGCCTGGGCCGGTTTGCGTGCGTATCGTCCCGGATGTAGGCGCTCTGTACGTAGAGGTTCACCACGCCACGTTCCGGCGCCCGCGACGCGGCGAAGTAGATTTCGTATTGCCGGGTCGTCGCGGTCTCGTCGACAAATTCCACCACGAAGAAGTTGCCCCGGCCCGTGTGGTAGCAGGGACGCAGCGCCAGGTTGTCGATGATTGCGGGCAAACGTTTCGAATGATGCCAGCGGGTCAGGCAGAACACCCGCGTCTCGCGGCTGTCAGCGTAGTGCCAGTCGGGCTCGACGACTTCCCCTGGCTTGCTGGACCGCGTGAAGCAGTGCAATCCGAAGACGACGTGCACGGCGTAGTGGCGCGGCGGCAGCGCGTTTCTTCCCGGCTGCATGACGTTTACCCGCCGCGGATGCAGGTGCGTCAGGTCATAGACCTCGCCATGTAAGGTAAAGGCACGCCACGCAGTCACTGCCGCCGCTCGCTCGAAGAGAATGTGGCGCAGTATCGACTTGCTGACTAAGCAGGGACAATCACCGATCTACGATATTTGCGCGTTGACGCTGGATTTCCCTGCCGCACGCGTCGGGCACGGTGGGCGTGTTACGCCAGCCGACACCCCATCACCACCGCCCCCTCCCCATAACTCGCCAGCTTCTCCACATGCCGGGCCGCGTCGACGGGGGCGTACCCGAGCCTGCGCCAGTAGGCGTCGGCTGACTGCACGGCGATCAGGTGCGAGGTGCGCAGGCCGGCGGTCATCGCCACGTCACGGGCGGCGTCGTAGAGTCGGGCGGCCAGCCGGGCGCCGCGGCCGGCGGGGGCCACGGCCATGTCGTGGATAAACCAGGTCAGGGGTTCGGTGGCGGGCCAGGCGGCCGCCAGGTGGCCGTTCCACGGTGGCAGCGTGGCCTGGGGCCAGGCATGGCTGAACAGGTAGGCGGCCGGTGCCTGGCCGGGCAGGGCGGCCACCCAGCACGTGTCGGGCTCCAGCGCCAGGCGGCTGGCCAGTGCATCGGCCGATTCCTGGAGTGCCGGGCCGTAGCACCGGGCCTGGATGGCGAGGATGGCGGGCAGGTCGGCGGCCTGCATGGGCCGCAGGTCGAAATCTGACATCGGGCGATTATACGGGCGCTCACATCCGGGTCCTCCCGGAGAGCGTTTACGCGGTCTGTGCCGGGTGGTGCGATCTCCTTACAATCGTTCCAAACTAGATAAGAAGAGACTGCCTCGAAATCCCTTTCAGCCGATTTGGTGCCGTAGCGGTGGGTGCGGCCCGGAGGAAATTGATGTCCGAAGTACGCATATCCCTGCGGCTTTGGCGAGGTATAGCGAAGTTGCCAATACTCGCTGCCAGATGGCTGTCACCTGCGGCCGCCGTTGCGCTCTGCACGGCGACGGCCCTCGCTCAGCCTCCCGCTTTTGCCCAACTCGCCAGCATTCCGTCGCCCACGCGCGCCGACGTGGCCAGCCGCCAGATGACCTATCCCGCCCGTCCGCTGCGCCTGATCGTGCCATTCCCGGCCGGTGGCGTGGCCGATGCGGTGGCGCGGCTGCTGGCCGAGCGGCTGGCCGTCCGGCTCGGCGTCTCCGTCGAGGTGGACAATCGCCCCGGCGCGGCCGGCACCATGGCGGGCGACCTCGTCGCCAAGGCCAGTTCCGACGGCCACACGCTGCTGTTCCACCAGGCCAACATGCTGATCCAGCCCGGACTGGAGCCCGTGCCCTACGACGTGATGCGCGATTTCACGCCCGTCGTGCGCGTTGCGGCCACGCCATTGTTCCTGGTCATCGACGGTCATCTGCCGATGACCACGCCGCAGCAGTGGGTCACGGCCGTGCGGTCGAACCCGGCGTCGTACAGCTACGGCTACGGCCAGCCGGGCAGCCCGGCCCATCTCTACGCCGAATACGCCGTGCGCGGCCTGCCGAACAGCGTGCCGCTGGTGATGGCCAAGGGCGAGAGCGCCGTGGTCCAGGAGATGCTGGCCGGGCGGATCAGCGCGTGCTTCTGCTCGTGGTCGGCTGTTCAGTCGCATGTGCGCTCGGGAGCACTGAAGATCCTCGGCGTGACCGGCCCGGTGCGCTCGCCGCTGACCCCGCAGGTGCCGACGCTGCAGGAAGGCGGGCTCGACGGGTATGCCGCGCTGTCCTGGTATGGCGTGATGGCGCCGGCCAAGACGCCGCGTGCCATCGTCGCCCGATTGGCCAACGAGCTGGACAATGTGACCAACGAGCGCGAAGTCCGCGCGCAACTGCTGGCGGCCGGCCTGACGCCGGTGCGCGACTCGCCCGAGGCATTCGCCACGGCCATCCGTGCCGAATCCGTGCAGTGGCAGGTCATCCTGCGCCAGGCCCCGCCGCGCGGCGAACCCTGAGCCGGCTGGGGGCGCGCGGGCGTCCCGGGCTCTCGTCACGGCCCTGTCACCGATTGTTGTCGCCAGTGCAATGGTGAGATCACCACACCGCGCGGCGACCGATAGGTAGTAGCCCTTATAATGGCGCCCTGTCCAAATCCGGTGACAACGTGACCGCTACCGTGCCGAACCCGTCTGGCCAGGGCTTTTCAGGCCCGAACGTCGTCGAACTCGCGGATGTCGATTTTGCATACGCGGCTGGCGACAAGCCCATCCTGTCCGGCCTTTCCATGCGGTTTCCGCGCGGGAAGGTGGTGGCCGTCATGGGCGGATCGGGCTGCGGCAAGACCACCGTGATGCGCCTGATCGGCGGCATGGTGCGCCCGCAAAGCGGCCGCATCACGTTCAATGGCACCGACATCGACGCGCTGGACCAGACCGGCCTGTACGCGGTGCGCCGCCAGATGGGCATGCTGTTCCAGTTCGGCGCGCTGTTCACCGACCTCTCGGTGTTCGACAACGTCGCCTTCCCGCTGCGCGAGCACACCGACCTGCCCGAATCGATGATCCGCGACCTGGTGTTGATGAAGCTCAACGCCGTGGGCCTGCGCGGCGCGCGCGACCTGATGCCGGCGCAGATCTCGGGCGGCATGGCGCGGCGCGTGGCGCTGGCGCGGGCCATTGCGCTGGACCCGGCGCTGCTGATGTACGACGAGCCGTTCGCCGGGCTGGACCCGATCTCGCTGGGCCTGACCGCCAACCTGATCCGCGACCTGAACGACGCGCTGGGCGCCAGCACGATCATCGTCTCCCATGACGTGCAGGAGACGTTTCAGATCGCCGACTACGTCTATTTCATTGCCAACGGCCGGATTGCCGCCGAAGGCGCGCCCGACGCGCTGCGGGCGTCGAGCGATCCGTTCGTGCACCAGTTCGTCCACGCCAAGGCCGACGGCCCGGTGCCTTTCCACTACGCTGGCCCCTCGCTGGCCGACGATTTCCTGGCCGGAGGCGCGCGTTGACCGGCTTCTTCACTACCATCGGCGCCGCGGTGCGCCAGTTCGTGGGCGGCA
This sequence is a window from Cupriavidus pauculus. Protein-coding genes within it:
- a CDS encoding glutamate synthase subunit beta translates to MGKATGFLEFPRQNEGYEPVVKRVKHYKEFVFALSDSEAKIQGARCMDCGIPFCNNGCPVNNIIPDFNDLVYRQDWKQAIEVLHQTNNFPEFTGRICPAPCEAACTLGISELPVGIKSIEHAIIDKAWEEGWVAPQVPKHKTGKTVAVVGSGPAGLAAAQQLARAGHDVTVFEKNDRIGGLLRYGIPDFKMEKTLIDRRIEQMQTEGVTFRAGVMVTDGDKLPAGIKNYARETISAQALMDQFDAVVLAGGSEVPRDLPVPGRDLAGVHYALEFLIPQNKEVAGDGVNEIRAEGKHVIVIGGGDTGSDCVGTSNRHGAESVTQFELLPQPPEEENKPLVWPYWPIKLRTSSSHDEGCSRDWSVATKELIGENGKVTALKACRVEWKDGRMQEVPGSEFVLKADLVLLAMGFTNPVGSMLEAFGVDTDARKNAKAATEGDRAYHTNVPKVFAAGDVRRGQSLVVWAIREGRQAARSVDTFLMGHSELPR
- a CDS encoding GNAT family N-acetyltransferase, translating into MSDFDLRPMQAADLPAILAIQARCYGPALQESADALASRLALEPDTCWVAALPGQAPAAYLFSHAWPQATLPPWNGHLAAAWPATEPLTWFIHDMAVAPAGRGARLAARLYDAARDVAMTAGLRTSHLIAVQSADAYWRRLGYAPVDAARHVEKLASYGEGAVVMGCRLA
- a CDS encoding Bug family tripartite tricarboxylate transporter substrate binding protein: MSEVRISLRLWRGIAKLPILAARWLSPAAAVALCTATALAQPPAFAQLASIPSPTRADVASRQMTYPARPLRLIVPFPAGGVADAVARLLAERLAVRLGVSVEVDNRPGAAGTMAGDLVAKASSDGHTLLFHQANMLIQPGLEPVPYDVMRDFTPVVRVAATPLFLVIDGHLPMTTPQQWVTAVRSNPASYSYGYGQPGSPAHLYAEYAVRGLPNSVPLVMAKGESAVVQEMLAGRISACFCSWSAVQSHVRSGALKILGVTGPVRSPLTPQVPTLQEGGLDGYAALSWYGVMAPAKTPRAIVARLANELDNVTNEREVRAQLLAAGLTPVRDSPEAFATAIRAESVQWQVILRQAPPRGEP
- a CDS encoding ABC transporter ATP-binding protein; the encoded protein is MTATVPNPSGQGFSGPNVVELADVDFAYAAGDKPILSGLSMRFPRGKVVAVMGGSGCGKTTVMRLIGGMVRPQSGRITFNGTDIDALDQTGLYAVRRQMGMLFQFGALFTDLSVFDNVAFPLREHTDLPESMIRDLVLMKLNAVGLRGARDLMPAQISGGMARRVALARAIALDPALLMYDEPFAGLDPISLGLTANLIRDLNDALGASTIIVSHDVQETFQIADYVYFIANGRIAAEGAPDALRASSDPFVHQFVHAKADGPVPFHYAGPSLADDFLAGGAR